The region TGAGTCTAAAAAAAAGAATAACCCTTACTATATGTTTAATTAATATTTTATTACTCATATTATTAAGTTGGGTTATATATAGTAAATCAGCTTTTATTTTAAATAAAGAAGCTGAAGTCTATATGCTGTCTCAATTAGATAGAGTTAAAGAAAATATTGATTTGCGTATAAGAATAAACAAGCTTGAAACTGAAAATCTGGCTTTAAACGAAAAGATAATATCATTTTTAAAAGGGAAAATAGATGTTAATGAAATGAATAATATTTTAATAGAAAATATGTCAAAGAAAAATCAAAAAAGTAATTATTATAAAGATTTATTCGTACTAAATAACCAAGGAAAAATAATTGCTACATGTATGCCAGAAGCTATGAACTTAGACCTGTCGGATAGAAAATATTTTATAGAATCAAAAAAAACAAGAAATACGGTTACAAGCGATATATTAATTGCAAGGTCAGATGGATCTTTAATAGTAATAACAATAAGCCCTATCAGAGATTCAACAGGCATTGTATTGGGTTATGCAGGAATAGCAATAAAAGCTGAGTTTTTTTCAAAAATAGCAAATGAATTAAGACTTGGTAAAAGAGGATATTATGCAATAGTTGACTCAAGCAATCGCATACTAACACATCCAAATAGCAAGCTTATTGCAAAAAATTCTATATATAATATAACAGATGAAATACTTAAAAAGTCTAAAGTTAAGACAAATACTGTAGTTGAAAAAAGAATCGTAGCAAACAATGGAGTAAAAGAATTTCAAATATATAAGCTTATGGATAGCAATAGATGGATACTCATTGCAGTTCTTCCAGAGCATGAAATGTACGAAAAATCAATTACACTCTTAAGTTATGTATTGCTAATAGGGACAATAAGTATAATACTTGCAATTTTATTAGGTACATATGTATCAAATAAAATCTCTAAACCTATTATTACTATAACAAATCATTTAGAAATGGCTACAAAAAGTAATTTACTCATAAAAAAATCAATTTCAGATTCTATAAAAAGTTTTAAAAAAAATGGAGAAAAATTTATTAGAGAAAGTGAAAAAATAAAAATATCCCCTAATGATGAAATCGGGAATTTGAGAAAAGCTTTAAAGAATTTAAAGGAATATTTCTTATTCCTTATAAACATGTTTGAAATTGAAAGCGAAAATCTTGTAAAGTATTCAAAGGAATTATCGTCTACTATAGAAAATACATCTTTTAGAACAGCTAGATTCATTTCTACGTTA is a window of Caloranaerobacter ferrireducens DNA encoding:
- a CDS encoding sensor histidine kinase, whose product is MSLKKRITLTICLINILLLILLSWVIYSKSAFILNKEAEVYMLSQLDRVKENIDLRIRINKLETENLALNEKIISFLKGKIDVNEMNNILIENMSKKNQKSNYYKDLFVLNNQGKIIATCMPEAMNLDLSDRKYFIESKKTRNTVTSDILIARSDGSLIVITISPIRDSTGIVLGYAGIAIKAEFFSKIANELRLGKRGYYAIVDSSNRILTHPNSKLIAKNSIYNITDEILKKSKVKTNTVVEKRIVANNGVKEFQIYKLMDSNRWILIAVLPEHEMYEKSITLLSYVLLIGTISIILAILLGTYVSNKISKPIITITNHLEMATKSNLLIKKSISDSIKSFKKNGEKFIRESEKIKISPNDEIGNLRKALKNLKEYFLFLINMFEIESENLVKYSKELSSTIENTSFRTARFISTLSHDLKTLITLIKGYAKGLKSGIIADEKIKNEFLDGIIKGAEDIEKITCDILDNAYEAQCMPKLNREKVNAKYYIEELFESTKQYIISSNRVFEGAWSCNDGYLYIDIIKIKRAWNNLINNAVKYSNEKSRIKIFIMQKENKVEFRVIDEGIGISDKEIDKIFDMFYRGEKNKEKGYGLGLFITKSIIEAHNSKLHVKSEYGKGTEFWFSLDIYSSSS